TAGTTGAATTAGCAAGTGGAGATTCAGCAGCTGGCGACGGAGTTGGGGGAGTTGGTGTCGGTGTTGGGAGTTCTACGCTCCGCAGCGAGGGGAGACCCCCGCTCCCTCCGCTGACCCAGCCCCATTTAACTTTATCGCCGCTTGTCTGTCCCGATTTGTCTACTCGATCGCTAACTACAAGTGTGACACTCCGTccgaaaaacaattcaattcTCTGTAACAAAACAGGATAAAATGATTAGAAACAATAGCAAAAAGTTTGGCAtacattttaaaataaaattaataaaaaagaattatatgtatacatgggACACCGTATGATCTATTCTACCAACACATGTACGATTGTTGGTAATGTGTTTGACTTGGGAGACGTTTATTTGTTGTTTTGCTTCAAGTAgtgttgataataattaacaagGTACAGGTGCTGACAAAGCATAAACAGAAAGTGAAATAGAAAAACTGCCAAAACTTAAATGTCAGCAGGATTAATGATGTCTTATACGTAAATAATATGACCAtacattgaaatgaattgCAAAATGCAACTCTGTTTATAATTATCACCTGCTATAAAGGAGTAAGATAATGAGTTGTGTTTGATGATATTGTAAAGTTAGTAGTATTGAAGAATTGTATGTGGATTTAAGATAATTCTTTTTGTATAGTAAGGATATATCATTTTGGACATTCCCAATATAATGGACAGGAAGGTAAATACGAGAGAATTTAGAAAAAGAGCGAAAgcggagaagagaagagaggcGAAGAGAATAGAAATAAAGTAAACACATTCCTGGTTGGACAACAATGAGAGCTCTACCATTGTTGAAAGGAATTTAAAATCTCGTCCGGCGATAAATACAAGGGATATTGTACATGCGTATGAGGTgattaaatattgaataagAAATGCGAAGCCCTGACAAGGCTTGAAAGCGTCTAAAATTAGAATAAGGGAGTTATAAACTCCGTAACACACTTACAAGAGGCAGAGTCACTGGCCCTAGCGGCCTGCTGCTGTCAAGCAATCCCCCGAAACACTAACATTTTCACAAACACTCATGAGTAAGAATATATCACGTTAGAAGGAATTGCGGTTCGCAAATTAAGGGCAAATCGCATCAGCAGTGTTGTTTCGTTTAAAATGTGACGCGAAACACGATGGTAATTTTGTTCGAACGATAAAAATCGAGGGAATAAAGCGGAGACTCGGGATCGCGGATCCAAACCTGTCAGGCACAAAATGGCCAATCGTCGTTAACAGCTTGCCGCTAGTGCCTAGAGGCGGCGCTTTGCGCCCTATATTCGCATACTAGACTCTGTAaatgtttacgaaaaaaatatcaaacgaaTTTCAGGGTTCGGATAACTATCGTAGCATTATTTTCCTTGCACATTTTAATATCAAACTTTTGAAACGGATCGCGACACTTTAAAACTTCCGAAAACAGCCTCAAGATGGCGCTCGGCGttctatatttttcacctATAGACACACCGTTTTTCGGTTGGCTTGtgttgtggtttttttttctatactctTTTCTCACTCTGTTTTGTTTCACGTTTCAAACGTCTGTAAacattcgaaattcaatttacgaaTCGTTCGATATTTCCTGTAGCTCGTAGCGTCCTTCAAGATCCTTTAAAAAGACCCCCCGGCTTTTAGAGACGCGGAATTTAGGGCGGAGCCCCGCGCAGCTTGGTAACAACTCAACCAGCCAACAGCTTATGCAGCGAGAAACGAGAACCGGCCGCGATACAGTGCGTACGTAAAAACTATAGAGAAATAACAAGCGCGGAAGGGAATTTTGAATGGAGGTATACAAACTCGAACTTCAGCTCGTGGAGAATCGCCGGGGGTCGGATTTCCATTTTTCTACGACACAAATAGtatcgaaatattgaaatcctGTAAGCAGACGATGGCTGCACAATATAATCAAGTCAAACGACCGGAAGTTATGCCGAAGGAACTATGGTTCGTTCGTGAAGAAATGGCGGGAagaactgacaatgagaggtTGCCTGGGAATgtgttaaaataataaaacagatGGAAAGCTTCTGGCGGAATTCCATGAACGGTGCATTTAATAAATGAGCAGGAGATGCGGAATAGTTGGTTTCAGAGGATGCTTTGCTGAACATAAAACTCGTACTCACCCCACCAAGATCCTTTATTTTAGCTTCTAGCTTATTTGACAGGACatgattttttatatccaAATAGAAGGTATTTTTCTCCAACGGTTTGGGTCCTTTTTGAATACGAACATCTATAAAAAGAACGATATATTCACAAACATACTGAAGTCTAGATGCTGCTGTCCGGCGAGTCCGGTTTCAGTTGCACGTAAACGCAAAAtcttttcatttatataaCCTACAACTtgatattttatcgaataaGCACCAACGTCGAATGCAAAGACGATGTATAAACTGTCGTAGGCAGTCagtgatataaataaatatgtattgtTTCAAGAATTCGATAGTtattgaatgaatttattaCGCAAATACCGTGTGTATACATTGTTTTATCATATACAGCAAGACAGATTCCGAATCGAATAATACaaagagaaaaggagagagatGAACGCTTGTTTACACGGAATTGAATATTACATCGAGCGTATActtatgtattattataatttacgcAACGTATTTATTATGCTTTGTTTATTCAACGTACGGGAACGTCTATCCGTCTCCCTCGACCTGTTTTCTTgtggctgctgctgctgctgctgctgctgctgctgctgctgggcCTTGGACGGCGATACCATTCCTATGCGATCCCCCGCGCTACCCGCGACACGAATATTTCCTTCTCGCTAAACGTTTTTCCCGTTAAAACACTTCCCATTCTCACTGTGATCTCACATATCACTATCCGAATTTACGGGGGGAACGGGCATCACTTCATTGATAAACCAACGTTAATGTGACTTTTACTGGACGATTATTCAATGCATATTTTTCGCAGTACCGTAGATGAAAGTTTTCCTTCGCAACAGCTTGCTGCCTACTCTCGGTCTCGAAAACATTCGCCTTCTTAGAAACGGTCTTGATAACCTGAAAACAACATATAACCCTAGCTAGGGATTTCAGCATTGCCAACGATGACTTTACTGGTAAGGTTTCTCTCTGACTGGTATATTTTCTAGCTCCAAGTTTTTCTATTCTTACTTTTCACTACGATTCAGCCAATTATAATCAATTCCGGAACTAATCAGCGAGCTTAATCCCTAGtgaatatgtaaaaaatttttttaaataaactgGTCAATCCTATTTAAATGATTAAGaattaaaacgaaaattgTAAGGTCACAAACTGTCTGATAAGCCTCTGTGAGACTACGAACAATTGctaatttacaataaattattgtgaatTAGCAATCACTTGACAAGTTCTGTAAtacaagaattgaaaaattatatgaaatcAACTTCGAAGGCTCGTTTTCATGGGACAATATGTTGCAAACAATATGCGTTATCGATCtctaattaaataattatgcaaATGAAATATCGATTATTACAATGATTGAGATATTGGTATCAATTTCTTGTATCGTTGAtatagtttcaaaaatttattttgtatgtGTGCAATATTTTTGTGTATCGTTATATTAGTAAAAACTATTTATAGCAatgcaaatttacaaaaatgaaCCTTGACATTTGAAAACCAGATTTTTCCCATGGATAGCCTAAGGAAAATATTAACACGCATGTACGAGCCTTTGGGAGAGGGGGACACACTTGCGTTCGCATTTAAGCGCGACGTTGATCGTTACAGGTTTAATAGACATTCGCTAATACAGTAGAAACGCGTCTGTGATTGTCGAGACAGAGGCGTAATGTTGTCACGAATTTATTCGAGGAAAATTATCCAACATGTTCAGTCAATCAattgtttcttaatttttaaataaagtgTATTCGAATacaagtttcgaaaatttcggtATGTAATCTTgatagcggaaaagttttttgataatctataatttaattcaaaacatttttcaattttcggtaaaaatattcatttatttttcagtaattatatattaaataacAATCGAAACATTAatcatataaaattatattacttttttatacGACATTTGAAAATAGCTTGTCAGTGAACTCAAGAATACCACCATGTCTACCTATGTGTACCAAAGTCCCTATAGGAGTGAACTTCATGCCTGAGACTAAAAACAAAAGCCGATTGTGAGGGAAAATAATCGAGTTGGTCGATTAGtcaggtttgaaaaataatcgattatactcgattaatcaggagaaaataatcgatttaatcgaaaatcTCTTATTTTTAACCATCTATCATTTCAATAGCTCTGAGggaagaggagaagaaaaaaggctCGATCTGTCTCATACAGTCTAAGAAAAGGAATTACACAACACTCGGGATGGCCTAGGGGGGGCAATCGCCCCCTCACTGCCCTCTGGATTTACGCCTGCATTAGTTTTTAACCTCGACACGTGGAGCATTAGATTCGATAGACATTCCGTAGTACAGTAGAAGCGTACCTGTGATTGATGAGACAGAGGCGCAATGCTGTCGCAAATTTATTCGAGGAAAATCATCCAGCACGTGGCAGCCGGTGCAAGAAACTTTTACAGGAACTCGTACAATTCAAATCAAGATGCAACGGAAGTTGAGATCCCCGTACCGTGGGGCAAGATAGCTGGTGAGAGGagcaatttaaaaacaaaaagattcCTTTATTTTTACCGTTACAATCATCTATCATGCGGCAACATTAATTCTAATATTGTCAATGTCCGACTCTCTGTTATCCGCATTTCAGTTGATGTTTACTGCCCTAACCTCAAAAACCCATCTCATCACGATTATATTCAAGAAAACGCATTCGTACCGTAACGGCCTTCTGTACAAATATTGAAACTTGACCGTAAATGAATGGATGGAGcctaaaaatttcgatatacACATCATTTATTTGGGCTGTGAGTAGTCATGTCTGCATAACTAGAAATAACGTTACACGCATTCAGGGTCGCAGCTGTTCAAACCTGTGATTCGAGCAGGCTCGTTGGAACACCGTTTGTCAGCCACATTCGATAGCATTTAATGAACCAGTCAGCATTATTTGAATAGAACATCTTTTCTTGCTCGTGATCTGCAATCAGATTCACTTTGCGAACTGTCATTTTCGAACAAATATACACTGTGACTTTGTGTACTGGATTACCGATGCTGACATTGAACTGGAACGGTTGATTCAATTACGTTTTTGCCTGGTGCTTCCGATGGCCCtatgtgtaaaattatttgctTTGCCCATTTGCATTCTCATTCATAAATGcatttttcatctaaattCAAAAGCAGGATCTCTTTGGAAATATTAGCATATTCatacatttcttttctctttatacCATCGTAATCATCAGTGaaagattacaaaaaaaaaaacatacgtgCAATTAAGGATTACAACAATTGTATGGGTACGGTAGACGCTGAatgttaaattttgtttcaaacttgTCTAATAtcaaaaaagattgaaattgtTGTGCGTTTCAGAGACGAACTTCTGGTTACGATGGTTTATCTTTACTTGTATactagattgaaaaaaatcttaaatcATTCTGCAGGTAAATGGTGGGGGCCAAAGGACCGGCAGCCAATTTTGGCGTTTCACGGATGGCAGGATAACGCAGCAACGTTCGATACGTTGATCCCGTTGTTACCCAAGGGAACTTCTGTACTTGCGGTAGACATGCCCGGTCACGGATATTCATCTTGGTCACCAGCAGGGATACCATATTCATTGATGAACACTGTCTTGCTAGTTAGAAGGATAGTCAAATTTTATGATtggaggaaaataaaattcatggGTCACTCGATGGGCAGCATGGTCGTGTTTTTGTATGCAGCGTATTTCCCTCAAGAAATCGACTTTGGCATCGGTATTGACCTCGTGAAGCCACCCTCTATAGATGTCAACAAATATAGCAAAGTAATCACCCAGCATGCAGAAGAGATCCTTAGAATAGAAGCGAGAAAAACGGACCCACCTACTTACAGTGACGAAGAAATTATGCACAAATGGATAAAGGGGACAAATTATTCTATAGACGAGGCAGCTTGCAGGCTGCTTATGAAACGAGGAGTTAAAGAAGTTGCAAGGGACGAATTTATATTCAGTAAAGATCCAAGACTGATCACATATACTTCTTTTGACTCCGGCTACACCCATGACCACATCTTAAAACTAGCCGAACGAATCGTTTGCCCATACAGGCTGATTAAAGCTTCAGATTCGCCCTTTTATCAGGATAAGGAGCTGGTACTTGAAACTGTTGAGAAAATGAGTACAAATAGTTCAGACTTTACCTATACTGTAGTGCCTGGTAAACACCATTTACATTTAACTCACCCCGAAAGAGTGACCGAAATACTCAATCCATTTTTAGAAAAGCATAATAACTAGGGTTTGTCAGAATTGTCTATGTATATAGTTGCAGATTTTTTCCATTGCGAAAGCCTTGGTATACCTATTCTAATTTCATTTGGGCAGTCAACTAGCATAAATGTATTTGTATTAATACTGTGTTGGTTGCGGCACACGCTTGAAGAGATGCTATGCTCGTTGAGAAATTTAGAATTGATAATGTATGAAGTATTCCCATGGCCCACTGTTTCGTTTGTCACAAAGAATTCCTAGTCAAACAGAGGAAATCGATTTCATGTGtccgtttaaaaataattcgaatgaCTTACAAGAGTCATCCATTTACAAATCCATACAATGGCAGTTGATCAAGAAGGGATGTGTAACATCCCCGCAGTGTTTATATGTACCTAACATGTACATAGGACGATACGCCGTACTCTGTAAATTACctaaaatatatgtaataaacTAAATTATTTCCCAG
This is a stretch of genomic DNA from Neodiprion fabricii isolate iyNeoFabr1 chromosome 2, iyNeoFabr1.1, whole genome shotgun sequence. It encodes these proteins:
- the LOC124176765 gene encoding probable serine hydrolase gives rise to the protein MLSQIYSRKIIQHVAAGARNFYRNSYNSNQDATEVEIPVPWGKIAGKWWGPKDRQPILAFHGWQDNAATFDTLIPLLPKGTSVLAVDMPGHGYSSWSPAGIPYSLMNTVLLVRRIVKFYDWRKIKFMGHSMGSMVVFLYAAYFPQEIDFGIGIDLVKPPSIDVNKYSKVITQHAEEILRIEARKTDPPTYSDEEIMHKWIKGTNYSIDEAACRLLMKRGVKEVARDEFIFSKDPRLITYTSFDSGYTHDHILKLAERIVCPYRLIKASDSPFYQDKELVLETVEKMSTNSSDFTYTVVPGKHHLHLTHPERVTEILNPFLEKHNN